A single Polyodon spathula isolate WHYD16114869_AA chromosome 6, ASM1765450v1, whole genome shotgun sequence DNA region contains:
- the LOC121317210 gene encoding interferon regulatory factor 2-binding protein 2-A-like — protein MSSAAVAASRRQSCYLCDLPRMPWAMIWDFTEPVCRGCVNYEGADRIEFVIETARQLKRAHGFQEGRSSGPVKPQHSGKDIQAINHTASDPGPRPPQPLDRYPLASDRPPRLGPEYLSGRQTNGIPVPNGFPKPDEPPELIMQSPNPRRTSTIPPTLVPLVNGTSHTLPPPVHAVNGRQMGIPAALTVSQAEMINKRPASVSSTEHEREIKEKHRTDNLSEMSENHKNRADEWMSKPKTVRDSLMALHHSPFDARFKKEHAAMQQGRVMGFDTNAVTSKPGRGGVRKRKASPEPEGESTATKLNVEGQQWLPASAEVLKMTTMTTTFVTPSSTISPHSNRTTPPEASQNGQSPMAALILAADNAGGNSSPKDANQVHSTTRRNSSSPLSPSSMNQRRVCQRDGPGAGTPQVPGMEQVHPQNIPDSSIPSSIPLCCTLCHERLEDTHFVQCPSVPSHKFCFPCSRDSIKQQGATGEVYCPSGEKCPLVGSNVPWAFMQGEIATILAGDVKVKKERDP, from the exons ATGTCGTCTGCGGCGGTTGCTGCTTCCAGAAGGCAGTCATGTTATTTATGTGACTTGCCCCGCATGCCGTGGGCTATGATCTGGGATTTTACCGAGCCCGTCTGCAGGGGATGTGTCAACTACGAGGGAGCAGACCGCATCGAGTTTGTGATTGAGACAGCCCGCCAGTTAAAGAGAGCGCACGGCTTCCAAGAGGGGAGATCATCCGGGCCAGTGAAACCACAGCACTCGGGGAAGGATATTCAGGCGATTAACCACACGGCGTCGGATCCTGGACCACGGCCGCCTCAACCTCTTGATCGGTATCCGCTCGCCTCTGATCGCCCTCCTCGGCTGGGGCCAGAGTATCTGTCTGGAAGGCAGACTAACGGCATCCCCGTTCCCAATGGATTCCCTAAACCGGATGAACCCCCAGAGTTGATCATGCAAAGCCCTAATCCCCGTAGGACTAGCACGATCCCCCCAACCCTAGTGCCTTTGGTAAACGGGACCTCGCATACCCTTCCCCCGCCTGTACACGCTGTCAATGGCAGACAAATGGGAATTCCGGCTGCGTTAACAGTAAGCCAAGCCGAGATGATCAACAAACGACCAGCCTCAGTCTCCAGCACGGAGCACGAGcgggaaataaaagaaaaacacagaaccgACAATTTATCAGAGATGAGCGAGAACCACAAAAACAGGGCAGATGAATGGATGAGCAAGCCGAAAACAGTTAGAGACTCCCTAATGGCTCTACACCACTCGCCTTTTGATGCCAGGTTTAAGAAGGAACACGCAGCCATGCAGCAAGGGAGAGTGATGGGCTTTGATACCAACGCTGTAACTTCAAAACCAG GGCGTGGTGGAGTTAGAAAGAGGAAAGCGTCCCCTGAGCCTGAAGGGGAAAGCACAGCCACCAAGCTCAATGTAGAGGGACAACAGTGGCTACCAGCCTCAGCAGAAGTCTTGAAAATGACCACAATGACCACCACCTTTGTGACACCCTCTTCCACAATATCTCCCCATTCCAACCGCACCACACCACCAGAGGCTTCCCAGAATGGCCAGTCCCCCATGGCTGCCCTCATACTTGCAGCAGACAATGCTGGGGGCAACAGTTCTCCCAAGGATGCCAACCAGGTACACTCAACCACCCGGAGGAACAGCAGCAGCCCTCTTTCCCCATCCTCTATGAACCAAAGGAGAGTGTGTCAAAGGGATGGGCCAGGTGCTGGAACGCCGCAGGTGCCTGGCATGGAGCAAGTGCACCCACAAAACATTCCAGACTCTTCCATACCAAGCAGCATACCGCTGTGCTGCACTCTCTGTCACGAGCGTCTTGAGGACACACATTTTGTACAGTGCCCTTCAGTACCTTCACACAAGTTCTGCTTCCCCTGCTCCAGGGATAGCATTAAGCAACAGGGGGCTACCGGGGAAGTGTATTGTCCCAGTGGAGAGAAATGCCCCCTGGTGGGCTCAAACGTACCATGGGCATTTATGCAAGGTGAAATCGCCACCATTCTTGCAGGAGATGTCAAAGTAAAAAAGGAGAGGGAcccttaa